The following are encoded together in the Hemicordylus capensis ecotype Gifberg chromosome 4, rHemCap1.1.pri, whole genome shotgun sequence genome:
- the LOC128322201 gene encoding complement factor H-related protein 5-like has product MNWLGYAILFQLWTCCTLQNVFQGQAPVFTGQELQTSWKDSRLQRNCGPPPHIRNAMAAGSQRQDFPSGSTVIYICYRMYEMEGTPLAMCSDGQWVGVPRCHATCRSDDLEMEHNNIQVKWVTKSTSMTASDYWMEFECKRGFRKDPLSPPFVKQCLSGPWVYPRCI; this is encoded by the exons ATGAATTGGTTGGGTTATGCCATTTTGTTTCAGCTGTGGACATGCTGTACTCTCCAAAATG TATTCCAAGGACAAGCCCCAGTCTTCACTGGACAGGAGCTGCAGACCTCATGGAAAGATTCCA GGCTCCAAAGAAACTGTGGCCCTCCACCTCATATTAGAAATGCAATGGCTGCTGGCTCTCAAAGGCAAGATTTCCCATCTGGTTCCACTGTGATCTATATATGCTACAGAATGTATGAAATGGAAGGCACTCCTCTTGCGATGTGTTCAGATGGTCAGTGGGTAGGTGTGCCCAGATGTCATG CGACCTGTCGATCAGATGACCTGGAAATGGAGCACAATAATATACAGGTGAAATGGGTAACTAAGTCAACATCCATGACGGCATCGGACTATTGGATGGAGTTTGAATGTAAAAGGGGATTTCGCAAGGATCCGTTGTCACCTCCTTTTGTAAAACAATGCTTATCAGGACCATGGGTATATCCAAGGTGTATATAA